From the genome of Gavia stellata isolate bGavSte3 chromosome 3, bGavSte3.hap2, whole genome shotgun sequence, one region includes:
- the CPNE3 gene encoding copine-3: MAAQCVTKVELTIACTNLLDKDVGSKSDPLCVLLQNTSGQQWYEVDRTEKVKNSLNPKFAKKFRIDYYFELVQKLKFGIYDIDNKTFDLNDDDFLGEFECTLGQIVSSRTLTKPLVLKNGRPAGRGSITITAEEVKDNRVVVLEVEARKLDNKDFFGKSDPYLEFHKQTGDGNWVMVHRTEVIKNNLNPVWRPFKISLNSLCYSDMDKSIKVECYDYDSDGSHDLIGSFQTTMSKLKEASRSSPVEFECINEKKRQKKKTYKNSGIVSVKHCEIIVECTFLDYVMGGCQLNFTVGIDFTGSNGDPRSPDSLHYLSPNGVNEYLTAIWSVGMVIQDYDTDKMFPAFGFGAQIPPSFQVSHEFPLNFNPSNPFCNGIQGIVDAYRACLPQVKLYGPTNFSPIINHVARFAAAATQQQTASQYFILLIITDGVITDLDQTRTAIVNASKLPMSIIIVGVGGADFDAMEFLDGDNGVLRSSSGEPAVRDIVQFVPFRKFQNSPKEALAQCVLAEVPQQVVNYFSTYKLQPPKNPAAK; this comes from the exons ATGGCGGCACAGTGTGTGACAAAGGTGGAGCTGACTATTGCCTGCACCAATCTCTTGGATAAAGATGTTGGTTCCAAGTCAGACCCGCTGTGTGTGCTTCTCCAGAACACGAGTGGTCAGCAGTGGTATGAG GTTGATCGCACAGAAAAAGTTAAGAATTCCTTGAACCCAAAGTTTGCCAAGAAATTCCGAATTGATTACTATTTTGAGCTTGTTCAGAAACTTAAATTTGGAATATATGACATCGATAACAAAACCTTTGATCTGAATGATGATGACTTCTTAGGAGAATTTGAATGTACACTGGGACAA ATAGTTTCTAGCAGGACTCTAACAAAACCATTAGTACTTAAAAATGGCAGACCTGCCGGAAGAGGAAGTATTACG ATTACCGCAGAAGAAGTGAAGGATAACAGGGTGGTTGTATTGGAAGTAGAAGCAAGGAAACTGGACAATAAG GACTTTTTTGGAAAGTCAGATCCTTATCTGGAATTCCACAAGCAGACTGGAGATGGAAACTGGGTGATGGTTCACAGAACAGAG gttaTTAAAAACAACCTGAATCCTGTTTGGAGGCCCTTTAAAATCTCTCtcaattctctgtgttacagtGACATGGATAAGTCAATCAAG GTTGAGTGCTATGACTATGATAGTGATGGGTCTCATGATCTCATAGGAAGTTTTCAAACTACGATGTCAAAACTGAAGGAAGCATCTCGGTCCTCACCT GTTGAATTTGAGTGcatcaatgaaaagaaaagacagaagaaaaaaacctacaaaaacTCTGGCATTGTGAGCGTTAAGCACTGTGAG atCATAGTAGAATGCACATTCCTTGATTATGTCATGGGTGGGTGTCAGCTGAATTTCACA GTGGGGATAGATTTTACAGGCTCCAATGGAGACCCTCGCTCTCCAGACTCTCTGCATTACCTCAGCCCTAATGGAGTTAATGAATACCTAACAGCCATTTGGTCTGTAGGAATGGTCATTCAGGATTATGATAC aGATAAGATGTTTCCAGCCTTTGGATTTGGTGCACaaattcctccttcctttcag GTGTCACATGAGTTCCCATTAAATTTTAACCCATCAAACCCATTCTGTAATG GAATCCAAGGCATTGTTGATGCATATCGGGCTTGTCTTCCTCAAGTGAAGTTATATGGGCCAACAAATTTTTCTCCAATTATAAATCATGTGGCAAGATTTGCTGCTGCAGCTACACAACAGCAAACAGCATCT CAATACTTTATACTTCTGATCATAACGGATGGTGTGATAACAGACCTTGATCAAACTCGAACTGCCATAGTTAATGCTTCGAAATTGCCCATGTCCATTATCATTGTTGGTGTTGGAGGAGCAGACTTTGATGCTATGGAGTTTCTTGATGGTGACAATGGAGTTCTTAGATCCTCGTCAGGAGAACCAGCTGTCAGAGACATTGTCCAGTTTGTGCCATTCAGGAAGTTCCAAAAT TCTCCCAAAGAAGCTCTGGCGCAGTGTGTCCTGGCAGAAGTCCCTCAGCAAGTGGTGAACTACTTCAGCACCTACAAACTGCAGCCTCCTAAGAATCCTGCTGCAAAGTGA